The following are encoded in a window of Astyanax mexicanus isolate ESR-SI-001 chromosome 6, AstMex3_surface, whole genome shotgun sequence genomic DNA:
- the tpi1b gene encoding triosephosphate isomerase B has product MSRKFFVGGNWKMNGDKKSLGELINTLNSAKISGDVDVVCGAPTIYLDFARSKLDAKIGVAAQNCYKVAKGAFTGEISPAMIKDCGVEWVILGHSERRHVFGESDELIGQKVAHALESGLGVIACIGEKLDEREAGITEKVVFAQTKAIADNVKDWSKVVLAYEPVWAIGTGKTASPQQAQEVHDKLRQWMKTNVSEAVANSVRIIYGGSVTGGTCKELGSQKDVDGFLVGGASLKPEFVDIINARA; this is encoded by the exons GAACGGGGACAAGAAGAGCCTGGGGGAGCTCATCAACACCCTGAACAGCGCCAAGATCAGCGGAGACGTGG ATGTGGTGTGTGGGGCTCCTACCATTTACCTGGACTTCGCCCGCTCCAAGCTCGATGCAAAGATTGGTGTGGCTGCACAGAACTGCTACAAGGTGGCCAAGGGTGCCTTCACCGGAGAGATCAG CCCTGCCATGATCAAGGACTGTGGCGTGGAGTGGGTGATTCTGGGACACTCTGAGCGGCGTCACGTGTTCGGAGAGAGTGATGAG CTGATTGGTCAGAAGGTGGCTCACGCCCTGGAGAGTGGTCTGGGTGTGATTGCCTGCATTGGAGAGAAGCTGGACGAGAGGGAGGCTGGCATCACTGAGAAAGTCGTCTTCGCACAGACCAAAGCCATCGCAG ACAATGTTAAGGACTGGAGTAAAGTTGTGCTGGCGTACGAGCCTGTCTGGGCCATCGGCACCGGCAAAACCGCATCTCCACAACAG GCTCAGGAGGTCCACGATAAACTGAGGCAGTGGATGAAGACCAACGTCTCTGAGGCTGTTGCCAACTCTGTTAGGATCATCTACGGAG GCTCGGTCACTGGGGGAACCTGCAAAGAGCTTGGCTCCCAGAAGGACGTGGACGGTTTTCTGGTGGGCGGAGCTTCACTGAAGCCAGAGTTCGTGGACATCATTAACGCAAGAGCATAA